In Streptomyces sp. NBC_01439, the following are encoded in one genomic region:
- a CDS encoding MFS transporter, with the protein MYLGGESAGLVGTSVHLVALPALAVLELDATAGQAALLASLAHLPTFLLALPAGGIVDRYAKRALLVGTDLAGAVVVTVVPVAALAGVLSMSVLYAVALVLGAVTVLHQAAVIAIVPQLVEPALLHRANARVGAAFGAADTAGTYLGTAVVAAVGAAKAFWLDALSYLVSACCTARIPEPGQPPAGEGRPRRRLAEEIWEGLAYTARTPLVRDLVCALTLTGVGVGVTGALFAYYLLTALEAGPTGLGIVMGVSGAGALAGALAAPRVVARFGPGPTLLAGFATCPVAGVPLLFARPGPGWLAVLAAAGGLQLAAAAVAGTTQRSVRQQICPPHLQARAQQTSTWLVSGSKPFAALVGGAVATAYGARTALAVGTLVLVLPVIVLWRSPVSRLTSMPIPSPPPCGSALARGTRPPADAAGTDPHP; encoded by the coding sequence TTGTACCTCGGCGGGGAGTCCGCCGGCCTGGTCGGGACGTCGGTGCACCTGGTGGCCCTGCCCGCCCTGGCCGTCCTCGAACTGGACGCGACGGCCGGGCAAGCCGCTCTGCTCGCCTCCCTGGCCCACCTGCCCACCTTCCTCCTGGCCCTCCCGGCCGGCGGCATCGTCGACCGGTACGCCAAGCGGGCTCTGCTGGTGGGGACGGATCTGGCGGGGGCCGTCGTCGTCACGGTGGTTCCGGTGGCGGCGCTGGCCGGGGTGTTGTCGATGTCCGTGCTGTACGCGGTCGCGCTGGTCCTGGGTGCGGTGACCGTACTGCACCAGGCGGCGGTCATCGCGATCGTCCCGCAGCTCGTCGAACCCGCCCTGCTGCACCGGGCCAACGCCCGGGTGGGTGCCGCGTTCGGGGCCGCGGACACGGCCGGAACCTACCTCGGCACCGCGGTCGTCGCGGCCGTCGGCGCGGCCAAGGCCTTCTGGCTGGACGCCCTGTCGTACCTGGTGTCCGCCTGCTGCACAGCCCGGATTCCGGAGCCCGGTCAGCCCCCAGCGGGCGAGGGGCGGCCCAGGCGCAGGTTGGCCGAGGAGATCTGGGAGGGCCTGGCCTACACGGCGCGGACTCCACTGGTCCGGGACCTCGTGTGCGCGCTGACCCTGACCGGTGTGGGCGTCGGTGTGACGGGCGCGCTGTTCGCGTACTACCTGCTGACCGCGCTGGAGGCGGGACCTACCGGGCTGGGGATCGTGATGGGCGTCTCCGGCGCGGGCGCGCTCGCCGGCGCCCTGGCAGCGCCGCGGGTCGTAGCTCGGTTCGGCCCCGGCCCCACCCTGCTCGCCGGGTTCGCGACCTGCCCAGTGGCGGGCGTGCCTCTGCTGTTCGCCCGGCCCGGGCCCGGCTGGCTGGCCGTCCTCGCCGCGGCAGGCGGGCTCCAGCTCGCCGCCGCGGCGGTGGCGGGTACCACCCAGAGGTCGGTCCGGCAGCAGATCTGCCCACCTCACCTGCAGGCGCGGGCCCAGCAGACGTCGACGTGGCTGGTCTCCGGGAGCAAGCCCTTCGCCGCCCTGGTCGGCGGCGCGGTGGCCACCGCATACGGGGCACGTACCGCTCTGGCCGTCGGGACGCTGGTGCTGGTCTTGCCGGTGATCGTGCTCTGGCGCTCCCCGGTCAGCCGCCTGACCTCGATGCCCATCCCCTCGCCGCCCCCATGCGGCTCCGCCCTCGCCCGAGGTACACGTCCACCCGCTGATGCCGCGGGGACAGACCCGCACCCGTGA
- a CDS encoding NUDIX domain-containing protein: protein MPPSRSHIRDLVTAYLERHPAEVPLLATLLRLLDEAAEPTSRSTLPGHVTCSAVVVNHDRRVLLVHHNTFGLLLAPGGHIEAADRSLLETALREIHEEAGIPPGALCATAAYGSLPIDIDVFDIDANPAKGEAAHQHWDFRFVFQLVDRDVKVTVQPEEVSAPEWVAFAEVTAPQLRAKLSASGLDGRIEPVNASALIHDGHGRYLLHLRDDIPGIWEPGAWALLGGGRETGDTSLEDTVRRELREEAGLKPAGLEPFAVELATGTDGLIVPVQVFTAQWNGDPARLPLTEGVMLAWFHPDAMERLRLSPSTLDLVRRHAQYAARSTTPQGGTGGPDRPKAGSTSVPHIVGVHLYLERDGQVLLGLRHPGSAYAGGTHHFLAGHCEQESAVACLVREAQEEAGLLVDPADVELAHVVHMVDKPGDQPRIGFVFRARQWRGTPQVREPDRCVSWDWWPAEALPEPIVPYTRAAIEGIRAGRPYTELGWT from the coding sequence TTGCCGCCCTCCCGCTCGCACATCCGCGATCTCGTCACCGCCTACCTGGAACGCCACCCGGCCGAAGTCCCGCTGCTAGCAACTCTGTTGCGACTGCTGGACGAAGCCGCCGAGCCCACGAGCCGCTCGACCTTGCCGGGGCACGTCACGTGCAGCGCGGTCGTCGTCAACCATGACCGCCGGGTCCTGCTCGTCCACCACAACACGTTCGGGCTCCTGCTGGCACCCGGCGGGCACATCGAGGCAGCTGATCGCTCGCTGCTCGAGACGGCGCTGCGCGAGATCCACGAGGAGGCCGGCATCCCGCCCGGCGCCCTGTGTGCCACCGCCGCCTACGGGAGCCTGCCCATCGACATCGACGTCTTCGACATCGACGCCAACCCGGCCAAGGGCGAAGCCGCGCACCAGCACTGGGACTTCCGCTTCGTCTTCCAGTTGGTGGACAGGGACGTCAAGGTCACGGTGCAGCCGGAGGAGGTCTCGGCCCCAGAGTGGGTCGCCTTCGCCGAGGTCACGGCCCCGCAGCTGCGGGCGAAGCTCTCCGCGTCCGGGCTCGATGGCCGCATCGAGCCTGTCAACGCCTCGGCGCTGATCCACGACGGGCACGGCCGCTACCTGCTGCATCTGCGCGATGACATCCCCGGCATCTGGGAACCCGGGGCCTGGGCGCTGCTCGGCGGCGGCCGCGAGACCGGCGACACCTCGCTCGAAGACACCGTCCGCCGTGAACTCCGGGAGGAAGCCGGACTCAAGCCGGCCGGGCTGGAGCCGTTCGCCGTCGAGCTCGCCACCGGCACGGACGGCCTGATCGTGCCGGTGCAGGTATTCACCGCCCAGTGGAACGGCGACCCCGCCCGCCTGCCGCTCACCGAGGGCGTAATGCTCGCCTGGTTCCACCCCGACGCCATGGAGCGCCTGAGGCTGAGCCCCTCCACCCTGGACCTCGTACGCCGGCACGCCCAGTACGCCGCCCGCAGCACGACGCCCCAGGGCGGAACGGGCGGGCCGGACAGGCCGAAGGCGGGCAGCACCAGCGTTCCGCACATCGTCGGCGTCCACCTCTACCTGGAGCGCGACGGCCAGGTGCTGCTCGGCCTGCGGCACCCCGGCTCCGCGTACGCCGGCGGCACGCACCACTTCCTGGCCGGGCACTGCGAGCAGGAGTCCGCGGTGGCCTGTCTGGTCCGCGAGGCGCAGGAAGAGGCCGGGCTGCTCGTCGACCCGGCCGACGTCGAACTCGCGCACGTGGTGCACATGGTCGACAAGCCCGGAGACCAGCCCAGAATCGGATTCGTCTTCCGCGCCCGGCAGTGGAGGGGGACGCCTCAGGTCCGGGAGCCGGACCGGTGCGTCTCCTGGGACTGGTGGCCCGCCGAGGCCCTCCCCGAGCCGATCGTCCCCTACACCCGGGCCGCGATCGAAGGCATCCGAGCCGGTCGTCCCTACACGGAGCTTGGCTGGACCTGA
- a CDS encoding protein-L-isoaspartate O-methyltransferase family protein produces MLDPLVPPARAGVALEERVAAARAEMVAVLEAAGHLRPGPVRDAFLAVRREVLMPQAYVRRSGPDETPPRWDLLDWAVPADREELLGLLYGGESVLVQHDGEPVLGRVPAPRSGGSMTAMSSTAGMTVALLQRLGLRPSQRVLHIGTGAGVTTAVACVIAGDAGVVTVDRDEYVTAAARERLALLGHRPTAVTGNGQDGWPAGADYDRIFVTYAVTRVPEAWPQQLAAGGLALSTLSTSSPSWPGLAVLTRTGSGRVRARLEAVRLGHRAGHGWSQLYLKPGLRGRIEAADGGITRNTQVGPPPDDARGLWLALDHLHPGLVRNWAADHLVIGAPDCGSWVTARPDDSGTWTVIVCGPRDIWAEIQDTATRWQAAGSPSSYRLHLEPDGTQWVSAGSGPAELSWQLPAALQPAETVPPQAPEPTLSPKESTP; encoded by the coding sequence GTGCTCGATCCCCTTGTCCCGCCCGCCCGTGCCGGAGTCGCTCTTGAGGAGAGGGTGGCAGCCGCGCGGGCGGAGATGGTCGCCGTGCTGGAGGCCGCCGGCCACCTCCGGCCGGGCCCGGTCCGGGACGCGTTCCTCGCGGTGCGGCGGGAGGTGCTGATGCCGCAGGCCTACGTGCGGCGCAGCGGGCCGGACGAGACTCCGCCGCGCTGGGACCTGCTCGACTGGGCCGTGCCCGCGGACCGGGAGGAGCTGCTCGGGCTGCTGTACGGAGGGGAGAGCGTGCTGGTCCAGCACGACGGCGAGCCGGTCCTGGGCCGGGTGCCGGCCCCGCGGTCGGGCGGGTCGATGACGGCGATGTCCAGCACGGCCGGGATGACCGTCGCGCTTCTTCAGCGTCTCGGACTGCGGCCGAGCCAGCGGGTCCTGCACATCGGCACCGGCGCGGGAGTGACCACGGCCGTCGCGTGCGTCATCGCAGGTGATGCCGGGGTGGTCACCGTGGACCGGGACGAGTACGTCACCGCCGCCGCCCGCGAGCGGCTGGCGCTGCTCGGCCACCGGCCGACAGCCGTGACGGGGAACGGGCAGGACGGCTGGCCTGCTGGCGCCGACTACGACCGGATCTTCGTGACCTACGCGGTCACCCGGGTACCGGAGGCCTGGCCGCAGCAACTGGCAGCCGGCGGGCTGGCGCTGTCGACGTTGTCGACGTCCTCGCCGTCCTGGCCGGGCCTGGCCGTCCTCACCAGGACCGGCAGCGGACGCGTCCGGGCCCGTCTGGAAGCGGTGCGGCTCGGGCACCGGGCGGGCCACGGCTGGAGCCAGCTCTACCTGAAGCCCGGTCTGCGGGGCCGGATCGAGGCCGCGGACGGGGGCATCACCCGCAACACGCAGGTGGGCCCGCCGCCAGATGATGCCCGCGGTCTGTGGCTGGCCCTGGACCACCTGCACCCCGGGCTCGTACGGAACTGGGCTGCCGACCACCTGGTCATCGGGGCCCCCGACTGCGGGTCCTGGGTCACCGCCCGGCCGGACGACTCCGGCACGTGGACGGTCATCGTCTGCGGGCCCCGCGACATCTGGGCGGAGATCCAGGACACCGCCACCCGATGGCAGGCTGCCGGATCCCCGTCCTCCTACCGACTGCACCTCGAACCCGACGGAACCCAGTGGGTCAGCGCCGGTAGCGGGCCGGCCGAGTTGTCCTGGCAGCTGCCCGCCGCCCTCCAGCCAGCAGAAACCGTCCCGCCGCAAGCCCCCGAACCCACCCTGTCGCCGAAGGAGTCCACCCCATGA
- a CDS encoding GFA family protein — protein MTSPTPTPTAARAGGCQCGKLQFTVTGEPDYPHTCSCGHCQALSGGPLMSWVSFPLAGLKWTGAGDEPAWHYTWPDSRRGFCPSCGSQVCALDDGSTSIAITLSALGNPPDLVPVNQSYRENAVPWLTPIPDTRDHLHN, from the coding sequence ATGACCTCACCGACCCCCACCCCCACCGCTGCCCGGGCCGGCGGCTGCCAGTGCGGCAAGCTCCAGTTCACGGTCACCGGGGAGCCCGACTATCCGCACACCTGCAGCTGCGGGCACTGCCAGGCCCTGTCCGGTGGCCCGCTGATGTCCTGGGTCTCCTTCCCCTTGGCAGGACTGAAGTGGACCGGCGCCGGGGACGAACCCGCCTGGCACTACACCTGGCCGGACTCCAGGCGAGGGTTCTGCCCGAGCTGCGGCAGCCAGGTCTGCGCCCTCGACGACGGGTCCACCAGCATCGCGATCACCCTCTCCGCTCTGGGCAACCCGCCCGACTTGGTTCCGGTCAACCAGAGCTACCGCGAGAACGCCGTGCCCTGGCTGACCCCGATTCCCGACACCCGCGACCACCTCCACAACTGA
- a CDS encoding class I SAM-dependent methyltransferase: protein MSLFDSVDYHYARYRPRLPDEVVQLLARELGEAKAPTLLDLGAGTGQVALSMLPVLPPTAHLDLVDLDPGMLRTALDELRPHLGERTATVHTGPAEKFVPARPGYRADLITCCRAFHWMDRPAVLAMADQMAAPQAGFAVMGDGSLWTHQAEWTTALRVLIQSHLGEDRRAGTIGTYREPGRRYEDDLANSAFSEIAEHRIPFTRSWTPRGVLGYLRSTSFARPDLFADHAGFEDQAQQLLLQQARDGVLHEDGVFTVLLARRPGAAR, encoded by the coding sequence GTGTCCCTGTTCGACTCCGTGGACTACCACTACGCCCGCTACCGGCCAAGGCTGCCCGACGAGGTCGTCCAGCTCCTGGCACGGGAACTGGGCGAGGCGAAGGCCCCCACGCTGCTGGACCTCGGCGCCGGCACCGGACAGGTCGCCCTCTCCATGCTCCCCGTCCTGCCTCCCACAGCCCACCTGGACCTTGTGGACCTGGACCCGGGCATGCTCCGCACCGCGCTCGACGAGCTCCGACCGCACCTGGGCGAGCGCACCGCCACGGTGCACACGGGCCCGGCCGAGAAGTTCGTTCCCGCCCGGCCCGGGTACCGGGCCGATCTGATCACCTGCTGCCGGGCCTTCCATTGGATGGACCGCCCCGCGGTTCTGGCCATGGCCGACCAAATGGCCGCGCCCCAGGCCGGCTTCGCGGTCATGGGTGACGGGAGCCTCTGGACGCACCAGGCCGAGTGGACGACCGCCCTCAGAGTCCTGATCCAGTCCCACCTGGGAGAAGACCGCCGCGCCGGCACCATCGGCACCTACCGCGAGCCGGGCCGTCGCTACGAAGACGACCTTGCCAACTCCGCGTTCAGCGAGATTGCCGAGCACCGCATCCCCTTCACCCGCTCCTGGACGCCCCGCGGGGTCCTGGGATACCTGCGGTCCACCAGCTTCGCCCGGCCAGACCTCTTCGCCGACCACGCCGGATTCGAGGACCAAGCCCAGCAGCTCCTGCTCCAGCAGGCGCGGGACGGAGTCCTGCACGAGGACGGCGTGTTCACCGTGCTGCTCGCCCGCCGCCCCGGGGCAGCCCGGTGA
- a CDS encoding NUDIX domain-containing protein, translating into MSGGARHTVPVDVHLILRRDSERGPEVLLSRRAGPVYATGLWHLPSGHLDPDEDMVEAVIREAREETGVRIQAEDVTAAVTVHHRPPVGSRSRIGVFFEVRRWSGRPRVMEPDRCDGMDWYPLDALPDPMVAYCRAGLDSYSAPLPAAVHFQQPGDAIEHRPDGPDRTRLLSGPPVGGLEVPYRLRMFAEQAVGRIAEATEVSWVRTGSRVWRLSGPGGGTWYLKRHRGAKFHDREVAAYRSWVPALGARAPHLVAADTAARAVVVTALPGHPLHGMVLSAADEARVQQALGRLVGILHRSAPEQPAAAATAADRIKRHLDGARPYLATGDEDLVLALVGAYTDLPKPTLVPTHGDLQYRNVLLDGVGEPLLFDFERSEYNTATRDMVRLSDTWTGRPNLRAAFLDGYGRALTPAEELRLDCEAAFDAVSGIAYGTSHDDPEVTERGHRTLHRLRAQHP; encoded by the coding sequence GTGAGCGGCGGCGCCCGGCACACGGTGCCGGTCGACGTCCACCTCATCCTGCGCCGCGACAGCGAGCGCGGACCGGAGGTGCTGCTGTCCCGCCGTGCCGGACCGGTGTACGCGACGGGGCTGTGGCACCTGCCGTCCGGGCACCTCGACCCTGACGAGGACATGGTCGAGGCCGTCATCCGGGAAGCCCGGGAGGAAACAGGCGTGCGCATCCAGGCGGAGGACGTGACCGCGGCGGTCACCGTCCACCACCGCCCACCAGTGGGATCCCGGTCCCGTATCGGCGTCTTCTTCGAGGTCCGCCGCTGGTCGGGCCGGCCTCGGGTCATGGAGCCGGACCGGTGCGACGGCATGGACTGGTACCCGCTGGACGCCCTCCCCGACCCGATGGTGGCGTACTGCCGGGCCGGTCTGGACTCCTACAGCGCCCCTCTGCCCGCCGCCGTGCACTTCCAACAGCCGGGCGACGCCATCGAGCACCGGCCCGACGGCCCCGACCGCACCCGCCTGCTCAGCGGGCCGCCCGTCGGTGGGCTGGAGGTGCCGTACCGCCTGCGGATGTTCGCGGAACAGGCCGTCGGCCGGATCGCGGAGGCGACGGAGGTGTCGTGGGTGCGCACCGGCAGCCGGGTGTGGCGGCTGTCCGGGCCCGGCGGCGGCACCTGGTACCTCAAGCGGCACCGCGGGGCGAAGTTCCATGACCGGGAGGTCGCCGCGTACCGGTCATGGGTGCCGGCGCTCGGGGCGCGTGCTCCCCATCTCGTCGCCGCCGACACTGCGGCGCGGGCCGTCGTCGTCACCGCGCTGCCCGGACACCCGCTCCACGGCATGGTCCTCAGCGCTGCGGACGAGGCGCGCGTCCAGCAGGCCCTGGGCCGTCTCGTGGGCATCCTTCACCGCAGCGCACCCGAGCAGCCCGCCGCAGCCGCCACGGCCGCGGACAGGATCAAACGGCATCTGGACGGGGCCCGCCCGTACTTGGCCACCGGGGACGAGGATCTGGTCCTCGCCCTCGTCGGCGCTTACACGGACCTCCCGAAGCCCACGCTCGTGCCCACCCACGGGGACCTGCAGTACCGCAACGTCCTGCTGGACGGCGTCGGGGAACCGCTGCTGTTCGACTTCGAGCGGTCCGAGTACAACACCGCGACCCGGGACATGGTGCGGCTGAGCGACACCTGGACCGGCCGCCCGAACCTGCGCGCCGCGTTCCTCGACGGGTACGGCAGGGCGCTCACCCCTGCCGAGGAGCTGCGCCTGGACTGCGAGGCCGCCTTCGACGCCGTTTCCGGCATCGCCTACGGCACCAGTCACGACGACCCCGAGGTCACCGAGCGCGGCCACCGCACCCTGCACCGGCTCCGAGCCCAACATCCCTAG
- a CDS encoding GNAT family N-acetyltransferase: MPEPRRATPADAAEIARLRSANILSEPLDDAWLTTCTDQLTLRLQDGGDARAYVVDSPAGGLATCALGLVHAVLPAPKYPKGLAVRIHAVATDPAHRRRGYAKAALAALLDHLEGEGVTLYELYASDGSAPLYEQLGFAADPALMRMTRFPTAGGNAS; the protein is encoded by the coding sequence GTGCCCGAACCCCGCCGCGCCACCCCTGCCGATGCCGCCGAGATCGCCCGCCTGCGGTCGGCGAACATCCTCAGTGAACCCCTCGACGACGCCTGGCTCACCACGTGCACCGACCAGCTCACCTTACGCCTCCAGGACGGCGGTGACGCCCGCGCGTACGTCGTCGACTCCCCCGCCGGCGGGCTCGCCACCTGCGCCCTCGGCCTGGTCCACGCCGTCCTTCCCGCCCCGAAATACCCCAAGGGGCTGGCCGTACGGATCCACGCGGTCGCCACCGACCCCGCGCACCGGCGCCGCGGCTACGCCAAGGCCGCGCTCGCCGCCCTCCTCGACCACCTGGAGGGCGAGGGGGTGACCCTGTACGAGCTGTACGCCAGCGACGGTTCCGCCCCGCTGTACGAGCAGCTCGGCTTCGCGGCCGACCCGGCTCTCATGCGGATGACGCGCTTCCCCACCGCCGGAGGGAACGCGTCGTGA
- a CDS encoding NUDIX domain-containing protein — translation MSERKWLPPEEFAATLPKATMFGAVFFTDEDDRPVQLRATYSSTHPWQWPGGVAEPGERPWETAVRECREETGLRVEGPPKLLATVFGLPGKDWPLATVGWVFDGGRLSPGQLAGIVLDPDEHDEVRALDVPEWQGLMPGRDHARLEAVMAARKARIPAYFDTWDWEV, via the coding sequence GTGAGCGAGCGGAAGTGGCTGCCTCCGGAGGAGTTCGCTGCGACGCTGCCGAAGGCCACCATGTTCGGGGCTGTGTTCTTCACCGACGAGGACGACCGGCCCGTCCAGCTGCGGGCCACGTACTCCAGTACCCACCCCTGGCAGTGGCCGGGCGGTGTCGCCGAACCGGGCGAGCGCCCCTGGGAGACCGCCGTGCGGGAGTGCCGGGAGGAGACCGGCCTCCGCGTGGAGGGGCCGCCGAAGCTCCTGGCCACCGTGTTCGGGCTGCCGGGCAAGGACTGGCCGCTGGCCACCGTCGGATGGGTGTTCGACGGCGGCCGGCTCTCCCCCGGGCAGCTTGCGGGGATCGTGCTGGACCCGGATGAACACGACGAGGTCCGTGCCCTGGACGTCCCCGAGTGGCAGGGCCTGATGCCGGGTCGCGACCACGCCCGGCTCGAGGCCGTGATGGCCGCCCGCAAGGCCAGGATCCCGGCGTACTTCGACACCTGGGACTGGGAGGTCTAG
- a CDS encoding IS4 family transposase, with protein sequence MEQAAITRTVKVAAGVFAPGHIGELTRIVPFEMVDEVLAASGAVQRRVRLVPARVTVYLLLAGALFAELGYRQVFDRLCAGLAGLAPTRPSGSALRQARQRVGAAPLKALFDLVRGPVATTAAAMRWRGLLVVAVDGTLLPVPDAPANLAVFSKQRCNNGAGGYPQIRLVALVACGTRAVIGAAFGPAGTGELEYAGRLAGDLRAGMLLLGDRNFAATALLNRFAATGADLLVRCKSGRRLPPVAHCGDGSFLARLGALTVRVIDAEISIATSREVRTGHYRLLTTLTDPSTHPAAELIRLYHERWEIETAYAELKSTILGGRVLRARTPAGIDQEVWALLVAYQALRTAMTDATDSIPGTDPDRAGFTVALSAARDQLVLAAGIIADTVIDLVGAIGRHVLAQLLPPRRVRTKDRIVKRAISKYNARGPAIDRATYKATISINMLTTDP encoded by the coding sequence TTGGAACAGGCTGCCATAACAAGGACGGTCAAGGTAGCGGCCGGGGTGTTCGCGCCTGGCCATATCGGCGAGCTGACCCGGATCGTGCCGTTCGAGATGGTCGATGAAGTGTTGGCGGCGAGCGGGGCCGTTCAGCGGCGGGTCCGGCTGGTACCGGCGCGAGTCACGGTGTACCTACTGCTGGCCGGGGCGTTGTTCGCCGAGCTGGGCTATCGGCAGGTCTTCGACCGATTGTGCGCGGGTCTGGCGGGCCTGGCGCCCACCAGACCGAGCGGCAGCGCGTTACGACAGGCCCGTCAGCGTGTGGGCGCGGCGCCGTTGAAGGCGCTGTTCGACCTGGTGCGTGGCCCGGTGGCCACGACGGCGGCCGCCATGCGGTGGCGCGGGCTGCTGGTGGTGGCGGTCGACGGCACGCTGCTGCCGGTGCCGGACGCCCCGGCGAACCTCGCTGTGTTCTCCAAACAGCGGTGCAATAACGGGGCCGGGGGCTATCCGCAGATCCGGCTGGTGGCGCTGGTGGCCTGCGGGACCCGGGCGGTGATCGGGGCGGCGTTCGGCCCTGCCGGCACCGGCGAGCTGGAGTACGCGGGCCGACTGGCGGGCGATCTGCGTGCCGGCATGCTGCTGCTGGGCGACCGGAACTTCGCTGCCACCGCACTGCTGAACCGCTTCGCCGCCACCGGCGCCGACCTGCTGGTGCGCTGCAAGTCCGGCCGGAGACTGCCACCGGTGGCCCACTGCGGCGACGGCTCATTCCTGGCCCGGCTGGGCGCACTGACCGTGCGGGTCATCGACGCCGAGATCAGCATCGCCACTTCCCGAGAGGTCCGCACCGGCCACTACCGGCTGCTGACCACCCTCACCGACCCGTCAACGCACCCGGCCGCCGAGCTCATCCGGCTCTACCACGAACGCTGGGAAATCGAGACTGCCTACGCGGAGCTGAAATCCACGATCCTGGGCGGACGGGTCCTGCGTGCCCGCACCCCGGCCGGGATCGACCAGGAGGTCTGGGCTCTCCTGGTCGCCTACCAGGCTCTGCGGACCGCGATGACGGATGCTACCGACAGCATCCCGGGCACCGACCCGGACCGGGCCGGCTTCACCGTCGCACTGTCCGCCGCCCGTGACCAGCTCGTCCTGGCCGCGGGCATCATCGCCGACACCGTCATCGACCTGGTCGGAGCCATCGGCCGCCACGTGCTGGCCCAGCTCCTGCCCCCACGGCGGGTCCGCACCAAAGACCGCATCGTCAAACGAGCGATCTCCAAATACAACGCCCGCGGACCCGCCATCGACCGGGCCACCTACAAGGCCACCATCAGCATCAACATGCTCACCACGGACCCTTGA
- a CDS encoding M15 family metallopeptidase, with the protein MSIVLMSDPRVAAIPVADNGEPLADVRAGGELLLDDRRSDPAYAFAHLRSGVLDRLQQAQLLVPEGLRLLVVEGFRPPALQQRYFEEYAAKLSAAHGDWPAEELRAQASRYVSPPEIAPHSAGAAVDLTLVEVDGTELDMGTRVNASPEESSGRCYTLADGLTHQVRLHRATLSRALTAAGLVNYPNEWWHWSFGDRYWALMTGKPEALYGPASQHPSDLS; encoded by the coding sequence ATGAGCATCGTCTTGATGTCCGACCCGCGGGTCGCCGCCATCCCGGTCGCGGACAACGGCGAGCCCCTGGCCGATGTCCGCGCAGGGGGAGAGCTCCTCCTCGATGACCGCCGCTCCGATCCCGCGTACGCCTTCGCGCACCTGCGCTCCGGTGTTCTCGACCGGCTCCAGCAGGCGCAGTTGCTGGTGCCCGAAGGGCTGCGCCTGCTCGTCGTCGAAGGGTTCCGCCCGCCGGCCCTGCAGCAGCGGTACTTCGAGGAGTACGCGGCCAAGCTGAGCGCGGCCCACGGCGACTGGCCGGCGGAAGAGCTGCGGGCGCAGGCGAGCCGGTACGTGTCGCCTCCCGAGATCGCCCCGCACAGCGCTGGCGCGGCCGTCGACCTGACCCTCGTAGAAGTGGACGGCACAGAGCTCGACATGGGCACCCGCGTCAACGCCAGCCCGGAGGAGAGCAGTGGGCGCTGCTACACCCTCGCCGACGGCCTCACCCACCAAGTCCGGCTACACCGCGCCACCCTCAGCCGTGCGCTCACCGCCGCCGGGCTCGTCAACTACCCAAACGAGTGGTGGCACTGGTCCTTCGGCGACCGCTACTGGGCCCTGATGACCGGCAAGCCGGAAGCCCTCTACGGACCCGCCTCCCAGCATCCCTCCGACCTCTCTTGA